In Streptomyces sp. NBC_00306, a single genomic region encodes these proteins:
- the phoU gene encoding phosphate signaling complex protein PhoU has product MRDAYHEELDSIGEGLVEMARLVGSAIGRATTAMLDADLKLAESVIAADQKVDDLQHDLEARAIALLARQQPVATDLRIVVTSLRMSADLERSGDLAQHVAKLARLRFPETAVPQDLQATILEMGQLAQRLMAKAAEVIITKDVDLALQLETDDDEMDLLHRTLFQHLIDDRWKHGIETAVDVTLLGRYYERFADHAVSVAKRVVYLVTGEHADELQQPTQVDGA; this is encoded by the coding sequence ATGCGGGACGCGTACCACGAGGAACTGGACTCGATCGGCGAGGGCCTGGTCGAGATGGCCCGGCTGGTCGGGTCGGCGATCGGGCGCGCCACGACGGCGATGCTCGACGCCGATCTGAAGCTTGCCGAGAGTGTGATCGCCGCCGACCAGAAGGTCGACGACCTGCAGCACGACCTGGAGGCGCGGGCGATCGCGCTGCTGGCGCGCCAGCAGCCCGTCGCCACGGATCTGCGGATCGTGGTGACCTCCCTGCGGATGAGCGCCGACCTGGAGCGCTCGGGCGACCTGGCCCAGCACGTGGCCAAGCTGGCCCGGCTGCGTTTCCCGGAGACCGCGGTGCCGCAGGACCTTCAGGCGACCATCCTGGAGATGGGTCAGCTGGCGCAGCGCCTGATGGCGAAGGCGGCCGAGGTCATCATCACGAAGGACGTCGACCTGGCGCTCCAGCTGGAGACGGACGACGACGAGATGGACCTGCTGCACCGCACGCTGTTCCAGCACCTGATCGACGACCGCTGGAAGCATGGCATCGAGACGGCGGTGGACGTGACGCTGCTCGGCCGCTACTACGAGCGCTTCGCGGACCACGCGGTTTCGGTGGCCAAGCGTGTCGTGTACCTGGTCACGGGCGAGCACGCGGACGAGCTTCAGCAGCCGACGCAGGTCGACGGCGCGTAG